Genomic DNA from Nocardioides aquaticus:
CCGCCCAGGCCGCCACCGCCGCCACTGCCGCCCGCGCCGCCGCGCCCGCGGGAGCCGAGGTAGGAGCCGACCACGGCTGCGCCGAGGTCGTCGAGCTCGGGAGCGACGACCCGGCCCTCGACCCGCTGCGCCATCTGCTCGATGAACCGGGCGAGGCCGGGGTCCTCCCCGAGCCGGAAGAAGGTGGTCTGCGCCCCGAGGCGCCGGGCGTTGTCCAGCTCCTTCACCGCGTAGGCCACCGTCAGCGGGTGCGGCGGGTAGGAGAACCACACCTCCCCGTCGGGCTCGAGGTGGGAGGTCGGCTCGCCGTCGGTGACGATCAGCAGCACCGGCTGGGCGTTGGGGTGCTTGCGGAAGTGCCGGTTCGCCAGCAGCAGCGCGTGGTGCAGGTTCGTGCCCTTGTCCCACATCGCGTCGAGCGCGGTCAGCTGCTCGATCTCCATCACCTCGGCGTGCCGCCCGAAGCCGATCAGCTGGAGCGCGTCGCCGCGGAAGCGGGAGCGGATCAGCGTGTGCAGCGCGAGCGCGGTGCGCTTCATCGGCACCCACCGGCCGTCCATCGCCATCGAGAACGACGTGTCGACCAGCAGCGCCACGCAGGCCTGCGTCCGGTCCTCGGTCTCGGACACCTCGATGTCCTCGAGCTCGATCGCGCGGCCGCCGACGGCGCCCCCCGTCGAGCCGCCCCGCGCCCCGCCGGCGCGGCGGCGTACGGAGTTGAGCACGGTCCGCGGGATGTCCCACGGCTCGGTGTCGCCGAACTCCCAGCCGCGGGAGGACCCGGTGAGCTCCCCGGCCCCGCCGGCGCGCCGGGTGTCGCGCTGACCCTGGCGCCCGCTCATTCGGGTCGCCACGTCGCGCAGCAGCGCCTTGCCGAGCTGCCGCATCGCCTTGGGCGTCAGCCGCAGCTGCCCGTCCGAGCCGCGCTGCATCGTCCCGCTGTCGCGGAGCGCCTTCTCCAGCTCCTGCAGCGTGCGGGCGTCGACGGAGGCCTGGTCGCCGAGCTGGCGGGCCAGCTTGTCGAGGTCGACGTCGTCCATCCGGGAGCCGGAGTACGACTGGGCGAGCTGGTCCGCGAGGTCGTCGAGGTCCGCGAGGTCCTGGAAGACGCCCGTGCCGTCGCCGAGCCCGAGCCCCTCCTCGCCGTCCATCCGCTCCGAGCCGCCCCAGTCCTCCCCGGGCCGCAGCCCTCGCAGGTTGGCGTCGAGCTGGGACAACGAGTCCATCAGCTCGGGCGAGCCGAAGGCCTGCTGCGCCAGAGCGTCGAGCTCCGCGCGCTGCTCGGGCGTCATCGAGTTGCGCATCCGCTGCGCCGCCGCCGCCCGCTGGGCCAGGGCGTCCAGCAGCTCGTCGATGTCCTGCGGGCCCTCGGGGAAGTACTCCCCGTGCTTGGCCATGAAGTCGTCGAAGTCCGCAGGCGTGTCCTCGCCCCGCGCGTGCTTGGCCAGCAGGTCGTTCAGGTCGCCGAGCATCTCGTTGATCGCCGAACGGTCCTCGTCGGTGGCGTTCTCGAGCGCCTGCTTCATGCCGGCGAAGCGCTGCTCGAGCATCTCGCGACCGAGCAGGTCCTTGATCTTCTCGAAGTCGGCGCGGGCCTCGCTGCTCTGCCAGTCGTAGGACGACAGCTCGCTGACCGCCGCGGCCGGGCTGGCCGGCAGGTTCTCGAGCTGCATCTCGCGGAACGCGCGGTCGCCGTCGTCCATCAGTGCGTCGCGGGCCAGCTGCTTGCGCTCCTCGAGGACCGCCTTGTCGAGCAGCTCCTTGACCTCGGCCAGGGTGCCGTCCAGGTTGTGCCGGTCCATCAGCTCCCGGCGCCGCTCGGCGACCCGGCGGGCCAGGTCGTCGAGACCGGCCTGGTCCTGACCGCCGCGGCGCAGGAACTCCCGCATCGCCCGCTCGGGGCTGTAGCCGGCCATCACGTCCTCGCCGATCGCGTCGAGGGCCTCGGAGAGGTCGACCGGCGGGGCGAGCGGGTCGCCGCCGTCGTAGCGCTTGAAGCGGGTGCGGTCCTTCATGACGGGTCAACCTCCGGTGTGCGGCGCATCCAGACCCAGGTCAGGTCCGGGAAGGCCTCGGCGACGGTGCGGTGGGTCTCGACGAAACCGTGGGTGGCGTAGAACATCGCGGCCCGCTGGTTGCCGCTCAACCGTTCGAGAACGAGTGGGGTGTCCCCGGCCGCGTGCAGGACCTCGGCGAGCAGGCGGGAGCCCAGTCCGGTCCGGTGCTCCCCCGGGTCGACGTAGAGCTTCCACATCACCGGCCCGCCGTCGAGCTCGCCCAGGTTGGCCACCCCCAGGACCCGGCCTGCATCGTCCGTCGCCACCCAGTGAGGGAGACGTTCCAGCGCCCCGGCGACCTCGGTCTCGGACCACCAGCGGTCCAGGCACCACCTGGCATAGGCCGGGGAGAGCGGCTCGTAGGTGGCCGGCACGACCGCGCGGCCCAGCGCGACGACGCCCCGGACGTCGGCGGGGTCGGCCGGACGGACCCTCACGGAGCCGGTCACCACGGCGATCTCACCCGTACACCGTCTCCCGGCCGTCGGTGTCCTTGCCGACCTTGCGCGCGAGGTACAGCCCCTCGAGCGCGAGCTCGATCGCGCCGGCGCGCTGGCCGTCGTTGGTGGCGCCGAGCGCGTCGCAGACCTGGTCGTAGAGGTCGGACTCCCCCAGCACCGGCAGGCCGGTGAGGAAGTCGCGGGCGGTGACCTGCTCGCCGGTGGTGACCATCGCACCGTTCTCGATGGCGTCGGCCAGCAGCCCCAGGTCGATGCCGCGCAGGTGGGCACGCACCACCTCGGCGGTGGCGGTGCGCAGCAGGTGGGTCAGCACCTCCTGCTCGCGACCCTCCTCGCCGGTCTCGAACTCGATCTTGCCGCCGAGGACCTCCACGGCGGTCTCGAGGTCGACCACGCGGGCCACCGCCTCGTCCTCGCCGTGCCGGGTGGCGCGGTGGAGGGCGGCGGCGGCGATCGTCTCGGCGCCGGCGATCGCGAACCGGGCCGAGACGCCGGAGCGCTGGTCGACCGCGGAGGAGTCGCGCAGGTTGCGGGTGAAGCGCGCCAGCACCTCGATCAGGTGGTCCGGCACGTCGGCGACGAGGTCGGCCTCCTGGCGGATCACGCGGATCTCGGCGTCCAGCTCGGTCGGGTAGTGCGTGCGGATCTCGGCGCCGAAGCGGTCCTTGAGCGGGGTGATGATCCGGCCGCGGTTGGTGTAGTCCTCCGGGTTCGCGCTGGCCACGACGAGCACGTCGAGCGGCAGCCGCAGCACGTAGCCGCGGATCTGCACGTCGCGCTCCTCCATCACGTTGAGCATCGAGACCTGGATCCGCTCGGCGAGGTCGGGCAGCTCGTTGAGCGCCACGATCCCGCGGTGGCTGCGCGGCACGAGCCCGAAGTGGATCGTCTCGGGGTCGCCCAGCGAGCGGCCCTCGGCGACCTTCATCGGGTCGACGTCGCCGATCAGGTCGGCCACCGAGGTGTCCGGCGTCGCCAGCTTCTCGGCGTAGCGCTCGTCGCGGTGGCGCCACACGACCGGCAGCTCGTCGCCGAGCTCGGCGGCGCGGCGCTGCGAGGCGTGGATGATCGGGTCGTACGGGTGCTCGCCGAGCTCGGAACCCTCGATCACCGGGGTCCACTCGTCGAGCAGGCCGACCATCGTGCGCAGCAACCGGGTCTTGCCCTGGCCGCGCTCGCCGAGCAGCACGATGTCGTGGCCCGCGATCAGCGCCCGCTCGAGCTGCGGGACCACGGTGTGCTCGAAGCCGTGCAGGCCCGGCCACGGGTCGCGGCCCTCGCGCAGGGCGTCCAGCAGGTTCTCGCGGATCTCGGTGCGCAGCGAGCGCAGCTGGTGCCCGGAGGCGCGCAGCTGGCCGACGGTACGGGCCTCGGGGGCCGGCGACGAGGAGGG
This window encodes:
- a CDS encoding GNAT family N-acetyltransferase, which translates into the protein MRVRPADPADVRGVVALGRAVVPATYEPLSPAYARWCLDRWWSETEVAGALERLPHWVATDDAGRVLGVANLGELDGGPVMWKLYVDPGEHRTGLGSRLLAEVLHAAGDTPLVLERLSGNQRAAMFYATHGFVETHRTVAEAFPDLTWVWMRRTPEVDPS
- a CDS encoding vWA domain-containing protein, coding for MKDRTRFKRYDGGDPLAPPVDLSEALDAIGEDVMAGYSPERAMREFLRRGGQDQAGLDDLARRVAERRRELMDRHNLDGTLAEVKELLDKAVLEERKQLARDALMDDGDRAFREMQLENLPASPAAAVSELSSYDWQSSEARADFEKIKDLLGREMLEQRFAGMKQALENATDEDRSAINEMLGDLNDLLAKHARGEDTPADFDDFMAKHGEYFPEGPQDIDELLDALAQRAAAAQRMRNSMTPEQRAELDALAQQAFGSPELMDSLSQLDANLRGLRPGEDWGGSERMDGEEGLGLGDGTGVFQDLADLDDLADQLAQSYSGSRMDDVDLDKLARQLGDQASVDARTLQELEKALRDSGTMQRGSDGQLRLTPKAMRQLGKALLRDVATRMSGRQGQRDTRRAGGAGELTGSSRGWEFGDTEPWDIPRTVLNSVRRRAGGARGGSTGGAVGGRAIELEDIEVSETEDRTQACVALLVDTSFSMAMDGRWVPMKRTALALHTLIRSRFRGDALQLIGFGRHAEVMEIEQLTALDAMWDKGTNLHHALLLANRHFRKHPNAQPVLLIVTDGEPTSHLEPDGEVWFSYPPHPLTVAYAVKELDNARRLGAQTTFFRLGEDPGLARFIEQMAQRVEGRVVAPELDDLGAAVVGSYLGSRGRGGAGGSGGGGGLGGFTGRDWFGGGRGSWVG
- a CDS encoding sigma 54-interacting transcriptional regulator; the encoded protein is MTATPTAGPSSSPAPEARTVGQLRASGHQLRSLRTEIRENLLDALREGRDPWPGLHGFEHTVVPQLERALIAGHDIVLLGERGQGKTRLLRTMVGLLDEWTPVIEGSELGEHPYDPIIHASQRRAAELGDELPVVWRHRDERYAEKLATPDTSVADLIGDVDPMKVAEGRSLGDPETIHFGLVPRSHRGIVALNELPDLAERIQVSMLNVMEERDVQIRGYVLRLPLDVLVVASANPEDYTNRGRIITPLKDRFGAEIRTHYPTELDAEIRVIRQEADLVADVPDHLIEVLARFTRNLRDSSAVDQRSGVSARFAIAGAETIAAAALHRATRHGEDEAVARVVDLETAVEVLGGKIEFETGEEGREQEVLTHLLRTATAEVVRAHLRGIDLGLLADAIENGAMVTTGEQVTARDFLTGLPVLGESDLYDQVCDALGATNDGQRAGAIELALEGLYLARKVGKDTDGRETVYG